In Solanum lycopersicum chromosome 5, SLM_r2.1, the following are encoded in one genomic region:
- the LOC101245949 gene encoding nudix hydrolase 2 isoform X4 yields MLVEPAVKEGFYYHHAEPKYLMLVSWLPGTANTIPANATHRVGIGAFVVNERNEVLVVQEKSGRFRGTGVWKFPTGVVDEGEDISDAAVREVKEETGVNAKFVELLAFRQSHKSFFDKSDLFFVCMLQPLSHDIQMQEREIEAAQWMPFEQYAAQPFVQGHDLLRYISDICSAKMEGRYTGFSPVPTVTGFSAKKTYLYMHGNVRTTGSSNDP; encoded by the exons ATGCTTGTTGAACCTGCTGTCAAG GAAGGATTTTATTACCACCACGCAGAACCAAAATACTTGATGCTTGTGAGTTGGCTGCCTGGAACTGCTAACACTATTCCAGCAAATGCTACACATAGAGTGGGTATTGGTGCTTTCGTAGTGAATGAAAGGAATGAG GTGCTAGTTGTCCAAGAAAAGAGTGGACGATTCCGTGGAACCGGTGTGTGGAAGTTTCCTACCGGAGTTGTTGATGAG GGTGAAGATATATCTGATGCAGCTGTCAGAGAAGTGAAAGAAGAGACAGGG GTTAATGCGAAGTTTGTAGAATTACTGGCATTCAG GCAAAGTCACAAGTCATTCTTTGACAAGTCAGATCTATTTTTCGTCTGCATGCTGCAACCTCTTTCCCATGATATCCAGATGCAAGAGAGAGAAATAGAGGCTGCCCAG TGGATGCCATTTGAACAATATGCAGCTCAGCCATTTGTCCAAGGACATGATCTTCTCAGATACATCTCTGACATATGCTCGGCGAAGATGGAGGGTAGGTATACAGGCTTCTCACCAGTTCCTACAGTAACCGGTTTTTCTGCAAAGAAAACCTACTTGTACATGCACGGCAATGTCAGAACAACCGGTAGCAGCAACGACCCCTAA
- the LOC101245653 gene encoding probable histone-arginine methyltransferase 1.3: protein MEVSVKENEFVVLSISEVSSSSSTSFSKSEPVFARFRSGSGAPELRFGQESQSGADIVINLRGSQLFRLGPAESLFISEVFEDNKETGYSRGISIQFKNKEESRSFHCAFEQWKTEMVVQGPPLPNGAVSTSTSKFDEKIEASSAKMYFHYYGQLLHQQNMLQDFVRTGTYYAAVIENRADFLGRVVVDVGAGSGILSLFAAQAGAKHVYAIEASEMAEHAKKLIAGNPSLNERITVIKGKVEEVELPVKADILISEPMGTLLVNERMLESYVIARDRFLVPNGKMFPAVGRIHVAPFSDEYLYLEIANKAIFWQQQSYFGVDLTPLQRSAYEGYFSQPVVDAFDPRLLVAPAISHAINFTLIKEEDLYEIEIPLKFACSVSTRIHGLACWFDVLFNGSTVPRWLTTAPGAPTTHWYQLRCVLSQPLYVMPGQEITGNFRLVAHRAQSYTIYLTLSATVGDMLQTSSGKLDLKEPYYRMSQPQAYSSAQEPNQLLQTQDVLTQSWVEDGLVPVQQPSPNHGVELQTL, encoded by the exons ATGGAGGTTTCTGTGAAGGAAAACGAATTTGTGGTTTTATCGATTTCGGAGGTTTCATCTTCTTCGTCTACTTCGTTTTCGAAGTCGGAACCGGTTTTTGCTCGGTTCCGTTCGGGTTCTGGAGCTCCGGAGCTCCGATTTGGACAGGAGTCTCAATCCGGTGCCGACATTGTGATCAATCTTCGAGGTTCACAG TTATTCAGGCTAGGACCTGCAGAGTCTCTGTTCATATCTGAAGTTTTTGAAGACAATAAGGAG ACAGGCTATTCCAGGGGAATCTCCATCCAATTTAAAAACAAGGAGGAAAGTAGGTCCTTCCATTGTGCATTTGAGCAATGGAAGACAGAAATGGTTGTTCAAG GGCCTCCTCTGCCAAATGGAGCAGTATCAACTTCAACAagtaaatttgatgaaaaaatagAGGCATCTTCTGCTAAAATGTACTTTCACTACTATGGACAACTATTGCATCAACAAAATATGTTGCAGGATTTTGTAAGGACAG GAACCTATTATGCTGCTGTAATTGAGAACCGTGCTGATTTTCTAGGTCGTGTAGTGGTTGATGTTGGAGCTGGAAGTGGTATTTTGTCATTATTTGCAGCTCAG GCTGGTGCAAAACATGTTTATGCCATAGAGGCATCTGAAATGGCCGAACATGCTAAAAAGCTTATTGCAGGAAATCCATCATTGAATGAGAGAATTACA GTAATCAAAGGAAAGGTTGAAGAAGTAGAGTTACCTGTGAAAGCCGATATCTTAATCTCTGAGCCAATGG GTACTTTGTTAGTTAATGAAAGAATGCTGGAGTCTTATGTGATTGCAAGAGATCGGTTTCTAGTTCCAAATGGAAAAATGTTTCCTGCAGTGGGAAG aATACACGTGGCACCATTCAGTGATGAATATTTGTATCTGGAAATTGCAAATAAG GCTATTTTTTGGCAGCAACAGAGCTATTTTGGGGTTGATTTAACACCCTTGCAAAGATCTGCATATGAAGGATACTTTTCTCAG CCAGTGGTTGATGCTTTTGATCCAAGGTTATTGGTAGCTCCTGCAATATCTCATGCGATTAACTTCACTTTAATAAAG GAAGAAGATCTATATGAAATTGAGATCCCATTGAAATTTGCATGTTCTGTTAGCACTAGAATTCATGGGCTGGCTTGCTGGTTTGATGTACTATTCAATGGAAG CACTGTACCGAGGTGGCTTACCACTGCTCCTGGTGCACCTACAACTCACTGGTATCAGCTTCGGTGTGTATTGTCACAGCCCCTTTATGTCATGCCAGGACAGGAGATAACTGGCAACTTTCGCCTGGTTGCCCATAGGGCACAAAGTTATACCATTTACCTAACATTGTCag CTACTGTTGGAGATATGCTCCAAACGTCCTCTGGAAAACTTGATCTGAAGGAGCCATATTACAGGATGTCCCAACCACAAGCATATTCATCGGCACAAGAACCTAATCAGCTCTTACAAACTCAG GACGTACTAACACAATCTTGGGTTGAAGATGGCTTAGTCCCAGTGCAACAACCTTCTCCAAATCATGGCGTTGAGCTACAAACACTTTGA
- the LOC101245949 gene encoding nudix hydrolase 2 isoform X2 has product MIIKFICRSTFLSPRTSFFSSKRHFFSCRPVKLSFCQNQGKLTKIRCGIINLNTRSSMSCSATPAMAKEKEMEQVDKILAAKEDDYGGVTVEMTNEPLDPSVFASLLRASLSHWRQQEGFYYHHAEPKYLMLVSWLPGTANTIPANATHRVGIGAFVVNERNEVLVVQEKSGRFRGTGVWKFPTGVVDEGEDISDAAVREVKEETGVNAKFVELLAFRQSHKSFFDKSDLFFVCMLQPLSHDIQMQEREIEAAQWMPFEQYAAQPFVQGHDLLRYISDICSAKMEGRYTGFSPVPTVTGFSAKKTYLYMHGNVRTTGSSNDP; this is encoded by the exons atgataatcaaatttatatgtCGTTCTACTTTTCTTTCACCAAGAACTTCATTTTTTAGCTCAAAACGTCACTTCTTCTCTTGCCGTCCGGTGAAACTCAGTTTCTGCCAAAATCAAG GCAAATTGACCAAGATTAGGTGTGGAATTATTAATCTAAATACAAGGTCATCAATGAGTTGCTCTGCAACTCCAGCAATGGCAAAGGAGAAAGAAATGGAACAAGTGGATAAAATATTAGCTGCAAAAGAGGATGACTATGGTGGGGTGACGGTTGAAATGACTAATGAGCCATTGGACCCTTCTGTCTTTGCTTCTTTGCTTAGAGCTTCACTTTCTCATTGGAGACAACAG GAAGGATTTTATTACCACCACGCAGAACCAAAATACTTGATGCTTGTGAGTTGGCTGCCTGGAACTGCTAACACTATTCCAGCAAATGCTACACATAGAGTGGGTATTGGTGCTTTCGTAGTGAATGAAAGGAATGAG GTGCTAGTTGTCCAAGAAAAGAGTGGACGATTCCGTGGAACCGGTGTGTGGAAGTTTCCTACCGGAGTTGTTGATGAG GGTGAAGATATATCTGATGCAGCTGTCAGAGAAGTGAAAGAAGAGACAGGG GTTAATGCGAAGTTTGTAGAATTACTGGCATTCAG GCAAAGTCACAAGTCATTCTTTGACAAGTCAGATCTATTTTTCGTCTGCATGCTGCAACCTCTTTCCCATGATATCCAGATGCAAGAGAGAGAAATAGAGGCTGCCCAG TGGATGCCATTTGAACAATATGCAGCTCAGCCATTTGTCCAAGGACATGATCTTCTCAGATACATCTCTGACATATGCTCGGCGAAGATGGAGGGTAGGTATACAGGCTTCTCACCAGTTCCTACAGTAACCGGTTTTTCTGCAAAGAAAACCTACTTGTACATGCACGGCAATGTCAGAACAACCGGTAGCAGCAACGACCCCTAA
- the LOC101245949 gene encoding nudix hydrolase 2 isoform X3 codes for MSCSATPAMAKEKEMEQVDKILAAKEDDYGGVTVEMTNEPLDPSVFASLLRASLSHWRQQGKKGVWIKLPIELVMLVEPAVKEGFYYHHAEPKYLMLVSWLPGTANTIPANATHRVGIGAFVVNERNEVLVVQEKSGRFRGTGVWKFPTGVVDEGEDISDAAVREVKEETGVNAKFVELLAFRQSHKSFFDKSDLFFVCMLQPLSHDIQMQEREIEAAQWMPFEQYAAQPFVQGHDLLRYISDICSAKMEGRYTGFSPVPTVTGFSAKKTYLYMHGNVRTTGSSNDP; via the exons ATGAGTTGCTCTGCAACTCCAGCAATGGCAAAGGAGAAAGAAATGGAACAAGTGGATAAAATATTAGCTGCAAAAGAGGATGACTATGGTGGGGTGACGGTTGAAATGACTAATGAGCCATTGGACCCTTCTGTCTTTGCTTCTTTGCTTAGAGCTTCACTTTCTCATTGGAGACAACAG GGTAAAAAAGGTGTTTGGATCAAATTGCCTATTGAGCTTGTAATGCTTGTTGAACCTGCTGTCAAG GAAGGATTTTATTACCACCACGCAGAACCAAAATACTTGATGCTTGTGAGTTGGCTGCCTGGAACTGCTAACACTATTCCAGCAAATGCTACACATAGAGTGGGTATTGGTGCTTTCGTAGTGAATGAAAGGAATGAG GTGCTAGTTGTCCAAGAAAAGAGTGGACGATTCCGTGGAACCGGTGTGTGGAAGTTTCCTACCGGAGTTGTTGATGAG GGTGAAGATATATCTGATGCAGCTGTCAGAGAAGTGAAAGAAGAGACAGGG GTTAATGCGAAGTTTGTAGAATTACTGGCATTCAG GCAAAGTCACAAGTCATTCTTTGACAAGTCAGATCTATTTTTCGTCTGCATGCTGCAACCTCTTTCCCATGATATCCAGATGCAAGAGAGAGAAATAGAGGCTGCCCAG TGGATGCCATTTGAACAATATGCAGCTCAGCCATTTGTCCAAGGACATGATCTTCTCAGATACATCTCTGACATATGCTCGGCGAAGATGGAGGGTAGGTATACAGGCTTCTCACCAGTTCCTACAGTAACCGGTTTTTCTGCAAAGAAAACCTACTTGTACATGCACGGCAATGTCAGAACAACCGGTAGCAGCAACGACCCCTAA
- the LOC101245949 gene encoding nudix hydrolase 2 isoform X1, whose translation MIIKFICRSTFLSPRTSFFSSKRHFFSCRPVKLSFCQNQGKLTKIRCGIINLNTRSSMSCSATPAMAKEKEMEQVDKILAAKEDDYGGVTVEMTNEPLDPSVFASLLRASLSHWRQQGKKGVWIKLPIELVMLVEPAVKEGFYYHHAEPKYLMLVSWLPGTANTIPANATHRVGIGAFVVNERNEVLVVQEKSGRFRGTGVWKFPTGVVDEGEDISDAAVREVKEETGVNAKFVELLAFRQSHKSFFDKSDLFFVCMLQPLSHDIQMQEREIEAAQWMPFEQYAAQPFVQGHDLLRYISDICSAKMEGRYTGFSPVPTVTGFSAKKTYLYMHGNVRTTGSSNDP comes from the exons atgataatcaaatttatatgtCGTTCTACTTTTCTTTCACCAAGAACTTCATTTTTTAGCTCAAAACGTCACTTCTTCTCTTGCCGTCCGGTGAAACTCAGTTTCTGCCAAAATCAAG GCAAATTGACCAAGATTAGGTGTGGAATTATTAATCTAAATACAAGGTCATCAATGAGTTGCTCTGCAACTCCAGCAATGGCAAAGGAGAAAGAAATGGAACAAGTGGATAAAATATTAGCTGCAAAAGAGGATGACTATGGTGGGGTGACGGTTGAAATGACTAATGAGCCATTGGACCCTTCTGTCTTTGCTTCTTTGCTTAGAGCTTCACTTTCTCATTGGAGACAACAG GGTAAAAAAGGTGTTTGGATCAAATTGCCTATTGAGCTTGTAATGCTTGTTGAACCTGCTGTCAAG GAAGGATTTTATTACCACCACGCAGAACCAAAATACTTGATGCTTGTGAGTTGGCTGCCTGGAACTGCTAACACTATTCCAGCAAATGCTACACATAGAGTGGGTATTGGTGCTTTCGTAGTGAATGAAAGGAATGAG GTGCTAGTTGTCCAAGAAAAGAGTGGACGATTCCGTGGAACCGGTGTGTGGAAGTTTCCTACCGGAGTTGTTGATGAG GGTGAAGATATATCTGATGCAGCTGTCAGAGAAGTGAAAGAAGAGACAGGG GTTAATGCGAAGTTTGTAGAATTACTGGCATTCAG GCAAAGTCACAAGTCATTCTTTGACAAGTCAGATCTATTTTTCGTCTGCATGCTGCAACCTCTTTCCCATGATATCCAGATGCAAGAGAGAGAAATAGAGGCTGCCCAG TGGATGCCATTTGAACAATATGCAGCTCAGCCATTTGTCCAAGGACATGATCTTCTCAGATACATCTCTGACATATGCTCGGCGAAGATGGAGGGTAGGTATACAGGCTTCTCACCAGTTCCTACAGTAACCGGTTTTTCTGCAAAGAAAACCTACTTGTACATGCACGGCAATGTCAGAACAACCGGTAGCAGCAACGACCCCTAA